A window of Pristis pectinata isolate sPriPec2 chromosome 33, sPriPec2.1.pri, whole genome shotgun sequence contains these coding sequences:
- the csdc2a gene encoding cold shock domain-containing protein C2a, which produces MSSEQSETSPSQPPHSPRAPVSPPLLYYRDSPKTWERSNSLLGDLPSPLPTKRTRTYSASARATLGPISKGKCKCFSRSQGHGFITPSDGKEDIFVHISDIEGEYVPVEGDEVTYKVCAVPPKNVKFQAVEVVITHLAPGTKHETWSGQIVDS; this is translated from the exons ATGTCGTCAGAGCAGAGCGAGACATCACCCTCGCAGCCACCTCACTCGCCTCGAGCACCCGTGTCCCCTCCTTTGCTCTACTACCGCGACAGTCCCAAAACTTGGGAGCGGAGCAACTCTCTCCTGGGGGACCTGCCCAGTCCTCTCCCCACCAAACGCACCCGTACCTACTCTGC CTCTGCCCGGGCAACACTTGGCCCCATTTCCAAGGGCAAATGCAAGTGCTTCTCCAGGTCGCAGGGTCATGGGTTCATCACCCCCTCGGACGGGAAGGAGGACATCTTTGTGCACATCTCTGA CATCGAGGGGGAATACGTGCCGGTGGAAGGAGACGAAGTCACGTACAAGGTGTGCGCCGTCCCACCCAAGAACGTGAAGTTCCAAGCCGTGGAGGTGGTCATCACCCACCTGGCCCCAGGGACCAAGCACGAGACCTGGTCCGGGCAGATCGTCGACTCCTGA